The Desulfococcus multivorans DNA window CGGCCATGGCATCCTATACCAAACGCGTGGAGATCATGGCCGCCGTGGGGGAGATGGCTGCGGGCCTTGCCCATGAAATCCGTAATCCGTTGGCCTCCCTCATCGGATCGGTCCAGCTGTTGAAGGAGGATAGCCTGGACGGCCATGGCCGTGGGCATCGAAAATTGATGCTGATCGTCCTGCGTGAGGCGGACCGCCTGAGTTCCCTCGTGAACAATTTCCTTCTTTTTGCAAAGCCGCCGGCAGGCCGGCGCGAGGTGATCAATTTAGGAGGAGTGGTATCAGAAACATCCGATATTTTTGATAAAAATACCGACTTGTCCCAGCGGATCACGATTTCGAGGCGCATCGAGGCGGGCATATGGGTCGAGATGGATCCGGGGCAGCTGAGGCAGGTTTTCTGGAACCTTCTTCTCAATGCGGTGGAGTCCATCGAGAACGACGGCGCGATCAATATCGAGGTTCGGGAAACAAAACGTCACACCGCCGTCGTTACGATCGAGGATACCGGATGCGGTATACCGACAGACAAAATCGACGCCGTCTTTGATCCCTTCATGACCACCAAACCCAAAGGTACGGGGCTGGGACTCTCCATCGTTCACCGCATCATGGAAACCCACGGTTGTCGTCTTGACGTTGAAAGCGTCGTTGGGAAGGGCACTATCTTCACCCTCACCTTCACCACCGTCGATCCCTCGACGATCTTGAAACACTGACATACCCGTATCCTCCCGGCACCGGCCTATGATAGTCGAAGGTTGAGTATGGGATAGATCAGGGCTGATCCCCTGGATTGCCGGACAGGGCCTGGAGTCGTTTTTGCGCCTCGGCGGCAACGGCGCTGTCCGGGTATTTCTTCAACAGTTCCAGGTAAAGCTGCCGGGCATGGTTGGGATTGTTCTGCCGTTCCTCCAGCCGGGCCGTGTCAAACAGCTCCTCGGCGCGTCGCTCCGAGCAGGACGCCCCGACAAAAAAGGTGAAGGTCGCCAGAGCGATCAACATAAGGCGTCTCATCATGTCGCCCTCCTTTAGAATGTAGTGTTTACGGTGCCCAACGCCTCTTATGCACGACCGATGCAGCGCATCATCCATCGGATACGGGGTGATGTGTCGTCATTTTTCCGCGGCCGAACGACAACGCTCCCTGATGAAATTCATCATGTCGTTGATCCGTGCCTTGTTTTGAACATAGTTCGCCTTGGCTGCTTTGATGAGGCTGTTTCGAACCGCATCCACATCGGGCAGTTCGGGCATTTTTTTGACGTTGAGCGAGCTGAATTCAATATGTTTGAAGGCCAGGTCTCTGTTGAGGGAACACTCGTCGCCGTAATACGTTCCACCCCCCGTGAAATGTTCCTTGGCCTGGGTTGCCTGATCGAATCGTTTGGCGGCCTGGAGGATTTGACTTGGCAGGCATCGACTGTTGATGCGGTCGACCTCTTCGTTGATAAGAATGCACATGCTTTCCAGCAGGCGATAGTCGGCGTCGTCGACCTGGATTCGCCCTTTTTCGGGACGGTCCGTCAGAGTGCCGTGGTTATAGTTATGACAGGCGACTGCTAACGCCTCGTATGCCCACAGCACCCATTTGACATATTCGCCCTTGCGCGTCAGGGCGGACGGCACGACATCCGGCAAGGCGTTTTCGATCAGCTCCCCCTTGACAGGGAAGGCTTCGGCGTCAAGGCCGATGGCCTCATAGAGGGATCGGGCCGCCTGGGGCGTCACCATGAGATAACCGAGGAAGGCCGCCTTATCGTTGACGTCGCCTTCCTTGAGACGAAGCATGTCGGCGGTTTTATGCAACAGTTTTATATGTTCTTCCAGTTGAACCCGATCTCCGAAAAAATTGTTGGCCATATCGGTGAGTACTTCGTCAGCCAATGCTTCTGAAAAATCCTCGTGTGCCATCATCGCCTCCTTCAGCCGGGTTGATCTTCCTCGATGTTCCCGCTGCTCTATTTTACAGTATGGCCCCCGCCTTTCATCGCCGGATTGATGAAATCGAAAGGATAGGCAACAAATAGTTAAATATCTCATTTCATCTGTTTTGGCAATTACGCATTGAAAACGGCCCCGGTATGAATATTTTTTGCTTGACCAAATTGATAATATAAAATATATGATCGCCTTTCAAATAAATAATATTCAGGAAGTGATCAAATGGGCATCAGAGAAAGAAAAGAGAGGGAACGAGAGCGGCGTCGGCAACAGATCATTGTGGCTGCCAAACGCGTGTTTTCGGACAAAGGCTTCAATAAATCGACTATGGAGGACATCGCCAAGGAGGCCGAACTCAGTCCGGGAACGCTTTATCTCTATTTCAAGAACAAGGATGAACTTTATGCATCCCTTTCGCTGCGAATTCTGCAATATCTAATCATACGCCTCGAACATGTCAATGGAAATAACGAGATGGACCCCATTCAGAAGGTCGAAGCCCTCAATGAGGCGATGTTCGACGTTTACGAGTTTGATCCGCTCATCATCATCAACATGTTCCATCTGCAATCAAGCGAGACCCTCAAAAATCTTTCGGACGAACTTTTACGTGAAATCGAGGACTTGTCCAGGAAGTCCCTCGGCGTAATTGCCGGAATTTTTCAGGAAGGCATTGATAAGGGGGTGTTTATCGACGAGCACCCCATCGCGCTTGCCGATATTTTCTGGTCCTTGTTCTCGGGCGTCATTCTCTGGGAATCGAGCAAGAGCATCATTAACGGCAACAAGGATTACCTGAGGGATACCTTGAAAATCGCCTTTGAGGTATTTGTCAGGGGGTTGAAAAAGGCGTAAAGACCCAACCCGCCGCCCAACCGATGTGACGCGGTCGGCAGCGGGCGGTCCATCCGTCAGCGTCGATCCGGAAACAACGTGACGGACAAGTCGCGCAGTTTGTATTTCTGGATCTTTCCGCTGGCCGTCATCGGATAATCGTCGACAAAGGCGACGTAGCGGGGAATTTTATAATGGCTGATCCTGCCTCTGCAGAAATCCCGCACATCCTCCGGCGCCATGACATGGCCCTCCTTGATTTTGATGAAGGCGCCGATCTCCTCGCCGTACTTAGGACTGGGAACGCCGGCCACCTGAACGTCCGCTATCCCTTCCATCTGAAAGAGAAATTCTTCGATCTCCCTGGGATAGATATTTTCTCCCCCCCGGATGATCATATCTTTATGCCGTCCCGTGATACTCAGATAGCCGTTCTCATCCATGACGCCGAGATCGCCTGAGTGGAGCCAGCCGTCAGTGTCGACGGCCTGAGCCGTGGCCTCGGACATATTGTAGTATCCTTTCATGACGTTGTATCCCCGGCAACAGACCTCTCCCTGCGTACCGACGGGGAGGGGGGCGTGGGTTTCAGGGTCCACGATACGGACTTCGATGCCCGGCAAGGCCCGACCGACGGACTCCACGCGAAGGCGGATATCATCCTCGGCGCGGGTTTGGGTGATCACCGGCGAGGTTTCCGTAAGGCCG harbors:
- a CDS encoding two-component system sensor histidine kinase NtrB codes for the protein MHVKLKWLIFFRLLFTLLLMGSTVALHIRDGLSFKEPSLIVLYGLIVFLLTVSFCYAVLLKRFKKTAGLTYVQIVIDTVAISLIIFLTGSFSSLFFFLYLVVIMYAGILLYRKGGLIMAALCSIQYGILIDLEFYGVLSPMGRMGELTAADYAWSYVLYKVMIIMAACFVVAFLTGIIAEQERDSRKELAAMASYTKRVEIMAAVGEMAAGLAHEIRNPLASLIGSVQLLKEDSLDGHGRGHRKLMLIVLREADRLSSLVNNFLLFAKPPAGRREVINLGGVVSETSDIFDKNTDLSQRITISRRIEAGIWVEMDPGQLRQVFWNLLLNAVESIENDGAINIEVRETKRHTAVVTIEDTGCGIPTDKIDAVFDPFMTTKPKGTGLGLSIVHRIMETHGCRLDVESVVGKGTIFTLTFTTVDPSTILKH
- a CDS encoding tetratricopeptide repeat protein, with product MMRRLMLIALATFTFFVGASCSERRAEELFDTARLEERQNNPNHARQLYLELLKKYPDSAVAAEAQKRLQALSGNPGDQP
- a CDS encoding TetR/AcrR family transcriptional regulator produces the protein MGIRERKERERERRRQQIIVAAKRVFSDKGFNKSTMEDIAKEAELSPGTLYLYFKNKDELYASLSLRILQYLIIRLEHVNGNNEMDPIQKVEALNEAMFDVYEFDPLIIINMFHLQSSETLKNLSDELLREIEDLSRKSLGVIAGIFQEGIDKGVFIDEHPIALADIFWSLFSGVILWESSKSIINGNKDYLRDTLKIAFEVFVRGLKKA